One genomic window of Polaromonas sp. SP1 includes the following:
- a CDS encoding ATP-dependent DNA helicase — protein MQYVVAVRALCEFTAKHGDLDLRFTPSPSAQEGMAGHALVASRRGGAYQSEVSLEGEYKALRVRGRADGYDPDANQLEEVKTYRGDLHSMADNRRHLHWAQLKIYGCLLCAEKGLSDINLTLVYFDVASLQETPLTEHFTAASLKEYFEAQCERFLAWATQELAHRQARDAALGTLAFPHATFRPGQRELAEAVYKTAQAGACLMAQAPTGIGKTIGTVFPLLKAVPKKQLDKLFFLAAKTPGRRLALDAMARIKGAGPLPLRVLELVARDKACEHPGKACHGDACPLAKGFYDRLPQARSAAVAHAAAEGPLDKAALRELALAHHVCPYYLSQELVTWSDVVVGDYNYYFDTSALLHGQASGNQWRVGVLVDEAHNLVERARKMYSATLSQAQLQQVHATAPRAVRGALERLNRGLLELQQAQQAEGQAYQVHPELPVTFLKTLGQALSQITDFLLANPTRMDGELQDFYFEALHFSRMAEDFGEHSLFDVTLQEEAGRDALGQVLGQQLAVLNIRNVVPAPFLAPRFAAAQSTALFSATLSPQNYYADTLGLPAGTVWTEVQSPFLAEQLQVSVVSDVSTRFQHRDDSLSPIVDLMARQYESLPGNYLAFLSSYDYLQKLATLFRQRYPHIPMWEQTRGMEETARDAFLARFTLESRGIGFAVLGGSFAEGIDLPGDRLIGAFIATLGLPQVNPVNEQIRERMGVNFGAGQSYDYTYLYPGLQKVVQAAGRVIRTTSDRGVVYLIDDRFTRPEIQGLLPGWWKVTRLRARRKEPAPA, from the coding sequence TTGCAATACGTTGTAGCCGTCCGGGCCCTGTGCGAGTTCACGGCCAAGCATGGCGACCTGGACCTGCGCTTTACGCCCTCGCCTTCCGCCCAGGAAGGCATGGCGGGCCACGCACTGGTCGCCTCGCGGCGCGGCGGCGCCTACCAGTCGGAAGTGAGCCTGGAAGGCGAGTACAAGGCCTTGCGCGTGCGCGGCCGTGCCGACGGCTACGACCCGGATGCCAACCAGCTGGAAGAAGTCAAAACCTACCGCGGCGACCTGCACAGCATGGCCGACAACCGCCGGCACCTGCACTGGGCGCAGTTAAAGATCTACGGCTGCCTGTTGTGCGCCGAAAAAGGCCTTTCGGACATCAATCTCACGCTGGTCTACTTTGATGTGGCCAGCCTGCAGGAAACGCCGCTGACAGAGCATTTCACGGCGGCGTCGCTCAAGGAATACTTTGAAGCGCAGTGCGAGCGCTTCCTGGCCTGGGCGACGCAGGAACTCGCGCACCGCCAGGCGCGCGACGCGGCGCTGGGCACGCTGGCGTTTCCGCACGCCACCTTCAGGCCCGGCCAGCGTGAGCTGGCCGAGGCGGTTTATAAAACCGCGCAGGCCGGCGCCTGCCTGATGGCGCAGGCGCCCACCGGCATCGGCAAAACCATAGGCACGGTGTTTCCGCTGCTCAAGGCGGTGCCCAAAAAGCAGCTCGACAAACTTTTCTTCCTGGCCGCCAAGACACCGGGCCGCCGGCTGGCGCTGGATGCGATGGCGCGCATCAAGGGCGCCGGCCCGCTGCCTTTGCGTGTGCTGGAGCTGGTGGCGCGCGACAAGGCCTGCGAGCACCCGGGCAAGGCCTGCCACGGCGATGCCTGCCCGCTGGCCAAAGGTTTTTACGACCGGCTGCCCCAGGCACGCAGCGCCGCGGTGGCGCATGCGGCGGCAGAAGGCCCGCTGGACAAAGCCGCACTGCGCGAACTGGCGCTGGCGCACCATGTCTGCCCCTATTACCTGAGCCAGGAGCTGGTGACCTGGTCGGACGTGGTGGTGGGCGACTACAACTATTACTTTGACACCAGCGCGCTGTTGCACGGCCAGGCCAGCGGCAACCAGTGGCGTGTGGGTGTGCTGGTAGATGAGGCGCACAACCTGGTCGAGCGTGCACGCAAGATGTATTCGGCCACGCTGAGCCAGGCGCAGCTGCAGCAGGTGCACGCGACCGCGCCCCGGGCCGTGCGCGGCGCGCTGGAGCGGCTGAACCGCGGCCTGCTGGAGCTGCAGCAGGCGCAGCAGGCCGAGGGGCAGGCCTACCAGGTGCACCCGGAGCTGCCCGTGACCTTCCTCAAGACCCTGGGCCAGGCGCTGAGCCAGATCACCGACTTCTTGCTGGCCAACCCGACGCGCATGGACGGCGAGCTGCAGGATTTTTATTTCGAGGCGCTGCACTTTTCGCGCATGGCCGAAGACTTCGGCGAACACTCGCTGTTTGACGTGACCCTGCAGGAGGAAGCCGGCCGCGATGCGCTGGGCCAGGTGTTGGGCCAGCAACTCGCGGTGCTGAACATCCGCAACGTGGTGCCCGCGCCCTTCCTGGCGCCGCGTTTTGCCGCCGCGCAATCGACGGCGCTGTTCTCGGCCACGCTGAGCCCGCAAAACTATTACGCCGACACGCTGGGCCTGCCGGCCGGCACGGTGTGGACGGAAGTGCAATCACCCTTCCTGGCAGAGCAGCTGCAGGTATCGGTGGTGAGCGATGTCTCTACACGTTTTCAGCACCGGGACGATTCGCTCTCGCCCATTGTCGACCTGATGGCGCGGCAGTACGAAAGCCTGCCCGGCAACTACCTGGCTTTCCTGAGCAGCTACGACTACCTGCAAAAACTCGCCACGCTCTTTCGCCAGCGTTATCCGCACATTCCGATGTGGGAGCAGACACGCGGCATGGAAGAAACCGCACGCGACGCCTTCCTGGCGCGCTTCACGCTGGAGTCCCGGGGCATAGGCTTTGCGGTGCTGGGCGGCTCGTTCGCCGAAGGCATCGACCTGCCGGGCGACCGGCTGATAGGCGCCTTCATCGCCACGCTGGGGCTGCCGCAGGTGAACCCGGTGAACGAACAAATCCGGGAACGCATGGGCGTGAACTTCGGCGCGGGCCAGAGTTATGACTACACCTACCTCTACCCGGGCCTGCAAAAAGTGGTGCAGGCCGCCGGGCGGGTGATACGCACCACCTCGGACCGCGGTGTGGTCTACCTGATCGACGACCGCTTCACACGCCCCGAGATCCAGGGCCTGCTGCCGGGCTGGTGGAAGGTGACGCGGCTGCGTGCCAGGCGCAAGGAGCCGGCTCCTGCCTGA
- a CDS encoding aspartyl/asparaginyl beta-hydroxylase domain-containing protein, which translates to MKKVNSSRGIFEDFLCQSLYEPELLRNVAILLDQDPYFMRGHLEVLWSTQKKGHQDLHAEVLHTALSRAAELFRGNELQLDNLAHWTLSDFESLREVLSMGLKAKELSLWRRVGIFRQLRGLSRVTRSMPPEGLGEQKYLVLQKTVNVQEIAAEVNGIAPYWWGLHTHRQEDLHEHRHTQSIVVRSRKVHDRQYQPVDGIHESEETAFSRQYPKVNALVSTLAHELGLALGRVVLVRLSAHGQVYRHYDDEEYLQERDRYHLVLSCGESNVLESGNNRFNVKPGELWFFDNKVMHRSSNPSGMPRTHIIFDGYPLSKMGTSEPSHIQAP; encoded by the coding sequence ATGAAAAAAGTAAACAGCTCCCGAGGAATTTTTGAAGATTTTCTTTGCCAAAGCCTTTATGAGCCGGAGTTGCTCAGGAACGTGGCAATCCTGCTGGACCAGGACCCTTATTTCATGAGGGGACATCTGGAGGTGCTATGGAGCACCCAAAAAAAGGGGCACCAAGATCTCCATGCCGAGGTTTTGCACACTGCCCTGAGCCGGGCAGCAGAACTTTTCCGCGGCAACGAGCTTCAGCTGGACAATCTGGCGCACTGGACGCTCTCGGACTTCGAAAGCCTGCGGGAGGTTCTATCGATGGGGCTGAAGGCAAAGGAGCTTTCCCTCTGGAGGCGGGTCGGTATTTTTCGCCAGTTGAGGGGTTTGTCACGCGTCACGCGATCCATGCCGCCGGAAGGCCTGGGCGAGCAGAAATATCTTGTGCTCCAGAAGACGGTGAATGTTCAGGAAATTGCCGCCGAGGTGAACGGCATTGCGCCTTACTGGTGGGGGCTTCACACCCACAGACAGGAGGACCTTCATGAGCACAGGCACACGCAGTCCATTGTGGTCAGAAGCCGGAAGGTGCATGACCGGCAATACCAGCCGGTCGACGGCATTCACGAAAGCGAGGAAACGGCGTTCTCAAGGCAGTATCCCAAGGTCAATGCACTCGTGAGCACTCTGGCGCATGAGCTGGGTTTGGCCCTGGGCCGCGTTGTACTGGTCAGGCTGTCGGCCCACGGCCAGGTTTACCGGCACTACGACGACGAAGAGTACCTGCAAGAGCGAGACCGTTACCACCTGGTGCTCAGCTGCGGTGAAAGCAATGTCCTGGAGTCCGGCAACAACCGTTTCAACGTCAAGCCTGGAGAGCTCTGGTTTTTTGACAACAAGGTAATGCACAGGTCTTCCAACCCATCCGGCATGCCACGCACACATATTATTTTTGACGGGTATCCTTTGTCGAAAATGGGCACGTCCGAACCCTCTCACATTCAGGCGCCGTGA